In Halobaculum sp. XH14, a single genomic region encodes these proteins:
- a CDS encoding bifunctional metallophosphatase/5'-nucleotidase has translation MVRLLHYSDVENVYDDPERAGRLAACIADLDGPDALVVGAGDDTAPGVLALVARGRQALDFFAAVDTAVETFGNHDFDFGPDATREIVADSPQTWVSANVYDDPDDEEPFAASEGVVPWTVETVGGVDVGFLGVTDPATDSLNPMAADLTFTDPYEAAARAATALRSAGVDHVVAVSHLGGGDDDLARRADVDLVLGGHVHTERVDRVDGVLCTRPGVNGGTVLEVEVTDDGASVRRHDPGEWPVNDRLADALGRRMESAGLDEVVGHAAEPIRRTEATIHGGESRIGNLVADAYRHAADADVGLQNSGGIRLGEELAGDVTLADLVSTIPFEEPIVTAEVTGAELRDAFRQMSAAVVDFGEPDWWHGHVSGARVVWDDAERELREARVDGESVDPDATYLVATPEYILHSDHEFPAIGQRHRAGEHGIQHEALAEYIRDAGLDPTVDGRITRVSTATEEDGTAATAGGESAETAATEPTEE, from the coding sequence ATGGTTCGCCTTCTCCACTACTCCGACGTCGAAAACGTCTATGACGACCCCGAACGGGCGGGCCGGCTGGCCGCCTGCATCGCCGACCTCGACGGCCCCGACGCGCTGGTCGTCGGCGCCGGCGACGACACCGCGCCGGGCGTCCTGGCGCTCGTCGCGCGCGGTCGCCAGGCGCTGGACTTCTTCGCCGCCGTCGACACCGCCGTCGAGACGTTCGGCAACCACGACTTCGACTTCGGCCCCGACGCGACGCGGGAGATCGTCGCCGACTCCCCCCAGACCTGGGTGAGCGCGAACGTGTACGACGACCCCGACGACGAGGAGCCGTTCGCGGCGTCCGAGGGCGTCGTCCCGTGGACCGTCGAGACGGTCGGCGGCGTCGACGTCGGCTTCCTGGGCGTCACCGACCCCGCGACCGACTCGCTCAACCCGATGGCCGCGGACCTCACCTTCACCGACCCCTACGAGGCGGCAGCGCGCGCGGCGACCGCGCTCCGGTCCGCGGGCGTCGACCACGTCGTCGCGGTGTCGCATCTCGGCGGCGGCGACGACGACCTCGCGCGCCGGGCCGACGTGGATCTCGTCCTCGGGGGCCACGTCCACACCGAACGGGTCGACCGCGTCGACGGCGTCCTCTGCACGCGGCCCGGCGTCAACGGCGGGACCGTGCTCGAAGTCGAGGTGACCGACGACGGCGCGTCGGTCAGGCGACACGACCCCGGCGAGTGGCCCGTGAACGACCGCCTCGCGGACGCGCTCGGCCGGCGGATGGAGTCCGCCGGCCTCGATGAGGTCGTCGGCCACGCGGCCGAGCCCATCCGGCGAACCGAGGCGACGATTCACGGCGGCGAGTCGCGGATCGGCAACCTCGTCGCCGACGCCTACCGGCACGCGGCCGATGCCGACGTGGGGCTCCAGAACTCAGGCGGCATCCGGCTGGGCGAGGAGCTCGCCGGCGACGTGACGCTCGCGGATCTGGTCAGCACCATCCCGTTCGAGGAACCGATCGTGACCGCCGAGGTCACCGGCGCGGAACTCCGCGACGCGTTCCGCCAGATGTCGGCCGCGGTCGTCGACTTCGGCGAACCCGACTGGTGGCACGGCCACGTCAGCGGCGCGCGCGTCGTCTGGGACGACGCCGAGCGCGAACTCCGGGAGGCGCGCGTCGACGGCGAGTCCGTCGACCCGGACGCGACGTATCTGGTAGCGACGCCGGAGTACATCCTCCACTCGGACCACGAGTTTCCCGCCATCGGGCAACGGCACCGGGCCGGCGAGCACGGGATCCAGCACGAGGCGCTGGCCGAGTACATCCGGGACGCCGGACTCGACCCGACCGTGGATGGACGGATCACGCGGGTGTCGACCGCGACCGAAGAGGACGGGACCGCGGCGACCGCGGGCGGGGAATCGGCAGAAACGGCCGCCACCGAGCCGACCGAGGAGTAG